Proteins from one Emys orbicularis isolate rEmyOrb1 chromosome 2, rEmyOrb1.hap1, whole genome shotgun sequence genomic window:
- the NEFM gene encoding neurofilament medium polypeptide has product MSYTLDTLGNPSYRRVTESRATYSRASASPSSGFRSQSWSRGSPSTVSSPYKRSALGAQRVSYGSTVLSSSESLDLSQSSLLNGAGDFKLSRSSEKEQLQGLNDRFAGYIEKVHYLEQQNKEIEAEIAALRQKQAGRSQLGDAYEQELRELRCALEQVNHEKAQLQLDSEHVEEDIQRIKERFEEEARLRDETEATIRALRKDMEEASMVKVELDKKVQSLQDEVAFLRGNHEEEVAELLAQIQASHITVERKDYMKTDITSALKEIRSQLECHSDQNMHQAEEWFKCRYAKLTEAAEHNKEAIRTAKEEIAEYRRQLQSKSVELESVRGTKESLERQLNDIEERHNNDLTTYQDTIHQLENELRGTKWEMARHLREYQDLLNVKMALDIEIAAYRKLLEGEETRFSAFSGSITGPTFTHRQPTVTISSSKIQKSKAEPPKLKVQHKFVEEIIEETKVEDEKSEMDDVLVAIAEELATGARQEEQKKEEEAEGEEEEVVEEEIVAEKKAPVKAAAPKAEEEEKEEEEEEEKGEEEAAKSDEAEEGGSEKEEAEEKSEKEEGEEAEQEEEEEGEAEAEGEEAEAETKKEKEPEGKSKKEAEEAAVEEKVEKVKASLAKSPPKSPAAEETEEEQKEAGEEAEGESEEQKMEKESKEEETKEEKPGSPEKPGSPEKPGSPVKEEKAVVEETISVTKVTKVSVEKESKTKDGSSEGEESDQASNGSMKEDIAVNGEVDEKEEEKSKEKEIEEEDKGVVTNGLDVSPSEEKKGKSEEKVVVTKKVEKITSDDGDSTTKYITKSVTVTQKVEEHEESFEEKKLSTKKVEKVTSHAVIKQVKDSD; this is encoded by the exons ATGAGCTACACCCTGGACACGCTCGGCAACCCCTCCTACCGGAGGGTGACCGAGAGCCGGGCCACCTACAGCCGGGCCAGCGCCTCCCCTTCCAGCGGCTTCAGGTCGCAGTCCTGGTCCCGGGGCTCCCCGAGCACCGTCTCCTCCCCGTACAAGCGCAGCGCCCTGGGCGCGCAGCGGGTGTCCTATGGCTCCACCGTGCTGAGCTCCTCCGAGAGCCTGGACCTCAGCCAGTCCTCCCTGCTCAACGGGGCCGGGGACTTCAAGCTGAGCCGCTCCAGCGAGAAggagcagctgcaggggctgaacGACCGCTTCGCCGGCTACATCGAGAAGGTGCACTACCTGGAGCAGCAGAACAAGGAGATCGAGGCGGAGATCGCCGCCCTGCGCCAGAAGCAAGCCGGCCGCTCGCAGCTGGGCGACGCCTACGAGCAGGAACTGCGCGAGCTGCGCTGCGCCCTGGAGCAGGTGAACCACGAGAAGGCGCAGCTCCAGCTGGACTCGGAGCACGTGGAGGAGGACATCCAGCGCATCAAGGAGCGCTTCGAGGAGGAGGCCCGGCTGCGCGATGAGACCGAAGCCACCATCCGCGCCCTGCGCAAGGACATGGAGGAGGCCTCCATGGTCAAGGTGGAGCTGGACAAGAAGGTGCAGTCGCTGCAGGACGAGGTGGCTTTCCTGCGGGGCAACCACGAGGAAGAGGTGGCCGAGCTCCTAGCCCAGATCCAGGCGTCCCACATCACGGTGGAGAGGAAGGACTACATGAAGACCGACATCACCTCCGCCCTCAAGGAGATCCGCAGCCAGCTGGAGTGCCACTCCGACCAGAACATGCACCAAGCCGAGGAGTGGTTCAAGTGTCGCTACGCCAAGCTCACCGAGGCGGCGGAGCACAACAAAGAGGCCATCCGCACAGCCAAGGAGGAGATCGCCGAGTACAGGAGGCAGCTGCAGTCCAAGAGCGTGGAGCTGGAGTCGGTGAGGGGCACCAAGGAGTCCTTGGAGAGGCAGCTGAACGACATCGAGGAGCGCCACAACAACGATCTCACGACCTACCAG GACACGATTCATCAGTTGGAAAACGAGCTGAGgggtacaaaatgggaaatggcacGTCATTTGAGGGAATACCAGGATCTCCTCAATGTCAAGATGGCGCTGGATATTGAAATTGCTGCATACAG GAAACTACTGGAGGGTGAAGAGACAAGATTCAGTGCCTTCTCAGGAAGCATTACTGGTCCCACATTTACACACAGGCAACCCACGGTCACAATATCATCTAGTAAAATACAGAAATCAAAAGCTGAGCCGCCAAAGCTAAAGGTCCAGCACAAATTTGTAGAAGAAATCATTGAAGAGACAAAGGTGGAGGATGAAAAATCTGAAATGGATGATGTCCTGGTAGCTATTGCAGAGGAATTGGCAACCGGTGCCAGGCAGGAAGAACAGAAGAAGGAAGAAGAagcagaaggggaagaggaagaagtaGTGGAAGAGGAAATTGTAGCTGAAAAGAAAGCTCCAGTGAAAGCAGCTGCACCCAaagctgaagaagaagaaaaagaagaagaagaagaagaggagaagggagaggaggaggctgcaAAATCTGATGAAGCAGAAGAAGGAGGTTCTGAAAAAGAAGAAGCAGAGGAAAAGAGTGaaaaggaagagggagaggaggctgagcaggaagaagaagaagaaggtgaGGCCGAAGCTGAGGGAGAAGAAGCGGAGGCTGAGACTAAGAAAGAAAAGGAACCTGAAGGGAAGAGCAAGAAAGAGGCTGAAGAGGCTGCAGTGGAAGAGAAGGTGGAAAAAGTGAAAGCGTCTTTAGCAAAATCTCCACCTAAATCTCCTGCAGCAGAAGAGACTGAGGAAGAACAGAAGGAAGCAGGAGAAGAAGCTGAAGGAGAAAGTGAAGAACAGAAAATGGAGAAGGAAAGTAAAGAGGAGGAAAcaaaggaggagaagccaggaTCCCCAGAGAAGCCAGGATCCCCAGAGAAGCCAGGATCCCCAGTGAAAGAAGAAAAGGCTGTGGTGGAAGAGACCATCTCTGTCACAAAGGTAACAAAAGTCAGTGTAGAGAAAGAGTCCAAAACAAAGGATGGGAGCAgtgaaggagaggaaagtgaccaGGCCTCCAACGGGTCCATGAAAGAAGACATTGCAGTGAACGGGGAGGTGgatgagaaggaggaggagaaatccaaagaaaaagaaattgaggAGGAAGACAAGGGTGTGGTCACCAATGGCCTGGATGTGAGCCCATCTGAAGAGAAGAAAGGGAAGAGCGAAGAAAAAGTTGTGGTAACCAAAAAGGTGGAGAAAATCACTAGCGACGATGGGGACAGTACAACCAAATACATCACCAAGTCTGTGACAGTCACCCAAAAGGTAGAGGAGCACGAGGAAAGTTTTGAAGAGAAAAAGCTGTCCACCAAGAAGGTCGAGAAAGTCACTTCTCATGCTGTAATAAAACAAGTAAAAGACAGTGACTAA